A window of Methylomonas sp. 11b genomic DNA:
TATTATAACCCTAGATTATCAAGGCTTCATAGAACAAGCGAATCATACCTTTGCAGATATGTTGGGCTATAAAGCCAGTAAATTGCAGAAAACGCATTTTTCCAAGCTAATTTTCGAAGAAGACAAGAATATATTTATTCACCGTTTTGATGCCTTTTTCAAAGCGCCAACCAATAAAAGCTTACAGTTGCGTTTGCAAGGGGATAAGAATTTTGCTTTCCCTGCTTTAATCAAAGGTAATGCGGATGACGGTAGCGATACGGCGAGCGAATCGTTCGATTTGAAAACGCGTAAATTAATCGTGACTATCACAGATATTAGCGACGTGAAAACAGACGCAAATAAGACTTGAGTGTACTGTCGCAGCGTGACGGGTAAAGTTGTCCAGAGGCTTTATTAATTTAAACGATTGATATTAAATAACATGGTTTTATGGATAATGAAAACACTGTAAAAGTGCCGCCGCAGTACATTGTCGGGATCGGCGCTTCCGCCGGAGGCTTGGAGGCGATTGAGGCATTTTTCAAGAATATGCCTGCCAATAGCGGCTTGTCGTTTGTAGTGATTCAGCACTTGTCACCGCAGTATAAAAGTTTGATGGCTGAACTATTGTCCAAACATACTGCTATGCCGGTAAAGCGCATCGAGGACGGTATGAAAATCGAGCGCAACACCGTCTACTTGATTCCACCCCGGAAAAACGTCACGGTGTTTCACAATCAGCTGTTGTTGGCCGAGCAAGACCCCAGCAAAGGCATTAATCTGCCGATCGATATATTTTTGCGCTCCTTGAGCGAAGACGCCAGAGAACTGGCTGTAGGCATTATTTTGTCCGGCACCGGCAGTGATGGCACGCGTGGTATTCGCGCCATCAAGGAATTTGGCGGCATGGTCATGGTGCAGGATGAAAACTCCGCCAAATTCGACGGTATGCCCAAGAATGCTTTTGCTACCGGTTTGGCGGATTTTAGTTTGCCGCCGGAGAAGATGCCCGATCAGTTGTTGGCTTTTGTTAAGCATCCCTATGCCACCTTGCAGGAAAAGCATATCGTTTCTTCCGACGATAGCGACATCACGCGGATTTTTTCGATTCTTAGGGAAAAGTGCAAAATCGATTTTACCTTTTATAAACCCAATACGGTGGTTAGACGCATTGAACGGCGCATATCTATCAATCATTTAAAAGATATATCAGAATATTTAAACTTATTACAAACAAATCCTCACGAAGTTTTGGTTTTATTTCAGGAATTGTTGATAGGCG
This region includes:
- a CDS encoding PAS domain-containing protein is translated as MTLDSHAAKLKEMAEKIIDFTPQEISSITPEEIQRLFYDLQVYQIELQMQNEELQKAQFELSRLNNKLNFTYHCVPVGIITLDYQGFIEQANHTFADMLGYKASKLQKTHFSKLIFEEDKNIFIHRFDAFFKAPTNKSLQLRLQGDKNFAFPALIKGNADDGSDTASESFDLKTRKLIVTITDISDVKTDANKT